A section of the bacterium genome encodes:
- a CDS encoding GxxExxY protein codes for KGIQLDCGYRLDLFVENRLILEIKSVDKLLPIHEAQIVTYMKLAKVSVGLLINFHVELWEQGSRRFVL; via the coding sequence TAAAGGCATTCAATTGGATTGCGGATACCGGCTGGATTTGTTTGTTGAGAACAGGTTAATTCTTGAGATAAAATCAGTAGATAAATTATTGCCAATTCATGAAGCACAAATAGTAACCTATATGAAATTGGCCAAGGTGTCCGTCGGCTTGTTAATAAACTTCCATGTCGAGCTTTGGGAGCAAGGGAGCAGAAGA